The Nitrospiria bacterium genome contains the following window.
CACACAACTTTGTAACCCAAACCCAAGTATAAAAACCAATAACAATGCAGCCAATCGCATCTTTTCCTCCGTTTGAATTGGAATGAATTTATCAAATCAGAGAAAGCAAGGCAAGGGGAACTTCAAAAACCCCTTATAAATAATTTAAAAAATTTTTGATAGGAAATTTAGGAAGGAATAGGTTAAAGAAATTACATTTTTTTTTAGCGAAGGATATAGATCGCCCCTGTATCATCATTAATTTCTACATCTTGATCATTTAAACGGGCCCCAATGGCTATCTCATCATACCCATCACCATTGGTATCCCCAATTCCTATTACCGACCGCCCAAATTGATCTAAAGAATTTTCCCCTTGGATTGAAAGCACACCCAAATCCGTAGCGTTAATATTTCCAATTAGGTTTGGTCCCCCATAAAAAATGTATGCCATTCCATTGTTTGGAATACTGGAAGGGTTTCCTTGTGAAGCACCTACGATTAAATCCGAGAACCCATCCAGGTTTATATCCCCCGCATCTGCAATGGCTTCACCAAACCTATCATCGTTTAAAGTTCCAAACAAGGTCACATCCGCTTCAAATGCATTTTTTGAAACAAACCCTGGACCGCTATAGAAAACATAAACCCTTCCGGGAATCGTATCCGGTAAAGGAGCCCCAACAACGACATCACTTTTGGAATCCCCATTCATATCACCGGTTATGGCAACAACCCATCCAAATTGATCAGTGGTTAGTAAAACCCTTGAAAATTCAACATCGGCATCCAAAGCGGTGCCGCTATCAGTTAAAAGTGGTAACATTGCCCCGTAAAAAACATAAGCAGACCCACCCTTAAAAGCATTTTCACGTTTATCAGCTCCTATTACCAAATCCCCAACCCCATCTCCATCTATATCGCCATTCCCACTGACAGAAAAACCAAAGAGATCACCCGGATTGTCACCACTTAAGATAAGACCTGCATCCGTCGAAATCAGTTGTGAGAGAGAGGAATTATTTCCAAAAAAAACATATGCCTTCCCTTGATTAGAATTGGTAAAGGGAGCTCCCACAATAAAATCGGAGATATTATCATTATTAATATCTCCTAAAGCTGCAACGGCGTAACCAAACTCCCCATTATCTGAAACCCCTTTTATGGTTACACTGGGGGGAAAATCGGGAGGTGAATTCTCACCTATTCCTGTTGGACAGGAACCTCCTCCACTTCCATAGTAAATATAAACAACCCCACTATTCGTTAAGGGATTTTCATCAAATTTATTTGCCCCAACAATAATATCATCACAACCATCCCCATTTACATCACCCACGCCTGCAACCGAAAAACCAAACTGTTCTCCAGAATTCGAGCTTTCTAATTTAATATTCGGAGTAGATTTAATATCAGTGTCCCCAAAAAACACATTAATAGACCCAAAGCCCGATGTCTCATTGGTGGGGGCACCCACTATAAAATCTGGAATACCATCTCCATTTATATCTCCAGCCTTCGCAATAGAATGGCCAAACCGATCTAAATTTTTCTTTCCACTTCTTTTCAACGATTTCTGTGAGGAGATAAAAGAAAAAGAGGTTGAAAGAGCAGAGGAATTTCCTGAGGAATCGGTGGTTTTTATGGCAACGTAATAGGTCTTTCCAATATCCAATCCGGGAATGGTGAGTTGTTCTTTTGTTGGCGCTGGGTTGGGAGAAGGGGCATTTAAAACTAGGCTCGCATTATTAAAATCCAAATCGTTGTCGATGGGCTGATCCCAAATACGCACATCATAACTGGAGGCAGTCCCAACATTTCCATCATCCCCCGGAGCGGTCCATGTAATGGTTCCCCTCGTTCCGGGAACATGGAAAATATCATTAATGGCTGAGGGAGGCGTGGTATCGGGAAGGGTGGTGGTAGGAGTAGTCGTTGTGGTTGTTGTGTCATCTCCCCCACCTCCCCCTCCGCTTCCGCAGCCAGCAACCATTAGGATTAATAAAACTATCCAAAATTCCCTGAATTTATTGAATGGCTTTCCCTTTAA
Protein-coding sequences here:
- a CDS encoding FG-GAP-like repeat-containing protein: MVAGCGSGGGGGGDDTTTTTTTPTTTLPDTTPPSAINDIFHVPGTRGTITWTAPGDDGNVGTASSYDVRIWDQPIDNDLDFNNASLVLNAPSPNPAPTKEQLTIPGLDIGKTYYVAIKTTDSSGNSSALSTSFSFISSQKSLKRSGKKNLDRFGHSIAKAGDINGDGIPDFIVGAPTNETSGFGSINVFFGDTDIKSTPNIKLESSNSGEQFGFSVAGVGDVNGDGCDDIIVGANKFDENPLTNSGVVYIYYGSGGGSCPTGIGENSPPDFPPSVTIKGVSDNGEFGYAVAALGDINNDNISDFIVGAPFTNSNQGKAYVFFGNNSSLSQLISTDAGLILSGDNPGDLFGFSVSGNGDIDGDGVGDLVIGADKRENAFKGGSAYVFYGAMLPLLTDSGTALDADVEFSRVLLTTDQFGWVVAITGDMNGDSKSDVVVGAPLPDTIPGRVYVFYSGPGFVSKNAFEADVTLFGTLNDDRFGEAIADAGDINLDGFSDLIVGASQGNPSSIPNNGMAYIFYGGPNLIGNINATDLGVLSIQGENSLDQFGRSVIGIGDTNGDGYDEIAIGARLNDQDVEINDDTGAIYILR